The genomic region CGGCGGTCCATGCATCCAGAAAATCCGGATGGACCAGAGAAAGCGGATAGGAAATGGCGACGCGATCGATCCCGGGAGCCTGATATTGGTGCTGTGAGACCTCCAGGACGCTTTGCCCGGCGTCTAAGCTTGACCAGACGACCCGGCTCGCGCCCAGAGCGCGGCCGACTTCGGTCGTCGCGATATTCAAAATATCCGCCGCGTCCAAGGATGTCCGGAGCTTGCGGCCAACGGCGTTCACAAGCACTTCCCGCGCGGTCTGCGCCTTCGCCTCCAGATACAGGTGGGAGTTATCGACCGAAAGCGCGACGCGGCGCGCGACCTCTTCCGCCAGCGCCAGATCGGCCTCGCCGAAACGAATGCCGGACTCCGCGCCGACAAACGTGATGGCCCCGATCACTCGCCCCCGAGCGATCAAAGGCGCGCAAAGGAAGGAGGAGACGCCCAGTTCTTGCAGCATGGAAAAATGCCGGTCATCCACGGCGTAACGCCGCCGCATCTCGTCCGTGATATGCGACGTCAGCATCGGCTTGCCGCTTTGTATGACGGCGTAGATGCCGTCATCGCGCCCCCGCGCGTGCGGGTACTGCGCGTCGATCTCATTCGTCAGCGTCACCTTCGTGGGGTCGGAGTGTGCGAGGGCTACCCGCCGGAGGCCGCCGTCTTCTTCCAGGACATCGATCGCGCACCAGTCCGCGAAGCGGGGCGTCACCAGGTCCGCCACTCGCGCCAGCGTCTGCTCATAGTCGAGAGAAACGCTGACCACGCCGCCGACCTCATCGAGGAACTGCTGCGTGCGCTCGGCGCGCTGCTGATCGTCGATATCGGTGCATGTGCCGAACCACTTGACGATGGTCCCATCATCGGCGTGCAGCGGGACCGCGCGGGCCAGATGCCAGCGAAATTCGCCATCGAAGCGGCGCAGACGATATTTGGTTTCGTAGGGTGTTCCCTTTGTCAGCGCCGCCGTCCAGTCGGCGATCGTATGCTCCAGATCGTCCGGATGCATCACCGGGCGCCAGTTCCAGCCTTTGGTTTCATCCAGAGTGTAGCCGGAATAGTCGGTCCATTTTTGATTGAAGTAGTCGATATCGCCGTTAGCCTGCGCCGTCCATACGATCTGCGGAATGGCTTCGGCCAGGAACCGATAGCGACGTTCACTCGCCTCCAGCTGCACGCGCTCATTCTGTGTCGCTTCGAAAAGCCAGGCGTTGTCGATCGCCATCGAGGCGCGCCGGGCCAGCTCCTGCACGACCACCTGGTCGGAGGGACGGTAGTGCAGATGATCGCGGGAGAGAACAAGCGACACGGCGCCGATCACCACGTTTCGCACACGCAGCGGGACGATCAGATAAGAGTGGAATTGCAGGTCATGAAGCAGCGCGCGGTGTTCGTCGCTGCGCGCCACGGCCTCGGCGAATCCGTCCGCCACGGTTTCCGTCAGCACCGGGTTTCCAGTGCGCAGCGCCTGACTGACGGGATGATCGCTCGCCAGATCGGGCGGGTTCTGTGTGAGGATTTCACGGACGATCGGTTCGGTGATCGGATCCATGTAGGCGACGGACGCGCGGCGGATCACGCCGTCCTCCAGCATATCGACCACGCAAAGGTCCGCGACGGCCGGCACCGCGAGTTTGGCGAGAGTTTGGAGCGTGCTTTCGTATTGCAGCGAAGCGGCGAGGGTCACGCCGGCTTCCGCGAGAAACTGAATGGCGTTTTCCGCGCGCTTGCGCTCGGTGACATCGAGGACAAACGACAGGGCTTGAAAGGTGGGTTCGTCGAGCAGCGAGGCGCTGACGATCACCGACACGCGGCTGCCGTCTTTGCGGAAATACTCTTTTTCCACCGATGTCGACGCCCGGTCAGTGCGCAGGTCCAACACCGCTTGCCGGCTGATATCCTGGTACTCCGGCGGCGTCATCGCCAGCCAGTTAAGCCGGCCCGCTTCTAAGTCTTCGCGCGTATAGCCGACCATCTCCAGAAAAGCATCGTTCGCTTCGGTAATCGCGGCGTTCTCGTCCCAGAAAACAATTCCCAGGACATTGGTTTCGGCGACGCGCCGAAACCGCGCCTCGCTGGCGCCGAGCGCCGCCCCCATCTCCTTCTCACGAAGCTCCGCCCGGCGAATTCGAAGGACGTTCTGGAGAGTCTGCCCAAGCCCTTCGGGGGTCATGAGCGCCTTGGCGAGGTAGTCCGACGCGCCCGCCTTCATCAGCTCCACGGCGACAAGTTCGTCGCCGTGACCGGTCAGAACGATGATCGGCACGTCGTTTCCCAATGCGCGAACCGCGTGGATCACATCGAGACCGTCGCCGTCCGGGAATTGAAAGTCCAGGATCACGCAATCGATCGTGGAAGCGGACAGCGCCGCCAAAACTTGCGCGCAGCTGTCCGCCTCCACGATCTCGACCTCCCGCAGAGTCGAACGCAGATCGCGACGAACCGCCATCCGGTCCACAAGGTCATCGTCTGCAACCAGGATATGCAAACGTTCGGTCATTCAAGGTTCCCATTTCTCACACCGACGTTTTCGAAGTCTGGGGAAAGCTTCGGCCAGGTAAAGCCGAAATCGGCCCCCTGCCCTTCGTCCGATTCCAGGGAAACAGCGCCGCCCTGGCGCTCGACAATCTTTTTGACCAGCGCCAGCCCCAAACCGGCGCCGTCCACTTTATCGAGCGACTCCAGCGTTTGAAATATCTGAAAGATGCGTTCGTGATAGCGCGGCGATATCCCGGGGCCGTTGTCAATGACATGGAACTCGTAGTCGCACTCCTGCTCCCGGCAGGCGACGCGAATTTGTCTGGACGCGCCGTTCCCATGCTTGATTGCGTTACCGATCAAATTGAGAAAGACCTGCTCCAGCTGCGTCAGGTTCGTCGAGAGCGTGGGGAAATTTCCTTCAACACGGATCTCGATTTCCGGAGGCGGGGCGAGCAAATCGATCGTCTCATCGACGAGATTGCGCACATCCACCGTTTCGATCTGCGTGTCGGCGCGCCCCACGCGCGAGTACTGCAAGATCCCCTGGATCATGGCGTCCATCCGGTGGACACGGCTGCGCAGAAGGGCCAGCTGGCTGGCGGTTTCTTCCGGGACCTGGTCGCCCAGATCCTCTTCGATCCATTTGGCGAGGTTCGCGATCCCGCGCAGCGGCGCGCGCAGGTCGTGAGAAACGACATAAGCGAACTGGTCGAGCTCGGCGTTCCGCTGCGCCAGCATTCGCGCCAGCGCGCTGTCGGAGTTGCCGTCCATCGGCTCTTGTGAAGAAGGGAATGATTGCATAACGATACTGCCAGGCGTGCGCGATCCCGTGAATCTGCCGGATAATTGTAGCATACCGACAATCCAAATGCGCATTTGCATGGCGAGGGGTAAGGCGGCGGCGCGTTCCTGCCGATAATCTCAGTTGGGAGGAATTGACACATGGCCAGAATGACCCAGGAACCGGCAATGGAAGGTAAGGTGGTGATCGTCACCGGCGCTTCCAGCGGCGTTGGCTACGCCACGGTGCGCCGGCTCATTCATAGCGAGGGAGCGACCGTGATCGCGGTGGCGCGGCGGCGTATGTTCCGCATCGAGGCGCTGGCGAACCAGGCCGCGAAGGGACAGTTGACGGCGATTACCGCCGATATGGCGGATCGCGGACAGGCCGACGCCCTCATGGCGCAGGTCTTCGAGAAGTACGGTCACGTGGACGCCTTCGTGCACGCCGTTAACCGTGTCTTGAAGCTGAGCGCGCTCGACGTAACCGACCAGGAGTTCGACTTGACGATGCAGGTCAATGTCAAAAGCGCCCTCTACGCCGTGCAGGCCCTGACGCCGCACTTGCGCCGGCAACGCTGCGGCGGCATTGTGATCTACAACCCCACCCCTTTGGAAACCGAGGCGTTCGTCGCCTCGGAAGCCGTGTATGCGGCCTCCGCCAACGCCCTTTCCGCGCTCGCCAGCGGCTGGCGGCGCCAACTGTCGTCGTTCGGCATCCCCGTCGTCGAGGTGGCTCCCTGCCCCGCGAAGGAAGCCCTGCTCGCGACGCAAACGCCACACGACCAGCAGATCGTGGAAACCCTGCGCGACACGATGTTTATGACGCCGCGCGCCGGCCTGACCGCCATTCCGGAGCCGCTGCCGCCGCACGCGAACTTCTCGGCGCCGACCGTGATCTCCGAGCGAGGCGGACTGCGACTGATGACGTTCTAAAGCGCCGAACATCTCAGAGAAAACTTCGGATTGAACTAATGAGCTCTCCTCCGCGTCAGTAACCCCGACGCACACATTTACCGCCGAGGAGGAGACTTATCCATGAAACCCGTCATTTTCGCCGCCGTTGTTCTGACGCTCGCCAGCGTCTTCGCCACGTCCCAGCCGACCTTCGCCAAAGGCGCGCACGCCGGAAAAGCGGAAGCAAAGAAGCTCGACAAGCTTTCCACCGAGCTTGGCCTCACCGACGCGCAAAAGTCGCAGATCAAAACGATTTACATGGGCGAAATGCCCAAGATCAAAGCCATCCGCACGGACGCCAATCTCACCGACGACCAGAAAAAAGAACAGATGAAGCCGATCCGCAAGGATATCCGCATCCAGATCGAAGCGATCCTGACGCCGGATCAAAAGATCAAATGGGCGCAAATCCGCAAAGATCACAAAAAAGGCGCGAACGCACCCGCCTGACGCCCACGCCAAAACGGCCGCCGCCCCAGATCGGGACGGCGGCCGTTTCGTTTTGCGATCGGCCGGATTACGCGGCGTCTTCCGCGTGCGCCGCCCAGAGCAGGCCGCGCACCATCAGCGGCAGGACTTCCGCCTGCGTGACGATGTTCGCCTGATGTCCCAGCGCGTTGTACGACACGCGGCCCTCTCCATAGTAACGCGTCCAGATCTGCGGCATATCGAACTTACCGTTCTTGACATGCGGCCCATCGGCGACCGGGAACTGCGTGACGGCCAGGACGTGGTTCGCAGGATCGGTGTGCAGATAGTACTGCTCAGACTTCACGGCGAACTCGGCGGGGCTGCCCTGCGTGATAAAGTGATCGCCGTCCGTGATGCGCACGGTGTATTCGGTTCCATCGTTGCCGGGGTGCGAAATCCACTGTCCGCCGGTCATGAACTGCCATTCCGTTTCATTGCGGAAGGAGTCGCACATGCCGCCATGACAGCCCGCGATGCCGACGCCGCTCTTGACGGCTTCCAGCACCGGATTGAGCTGTTCGCCGGTGATTGTCCCCATCGTCCACACGGGCACGATCAGATCGAGCGCCTTCAGCTTGTCGGCGTCGAGAAACGCATCAAGCGTATCGGAGACTTCGACTTGAAAGCCCCGCTTTTGCAGTTCAGTCGCAAAGATCTCGGCAACTTCTTTGGGCTGGTGTCCGTCCCAGCCGCCCCATACGATCAGCGCGGAGCGCGCGGCTCCATTGTTCTGTGACACGGTCGATTTCTCCTTGGTCGTCGGACGGATATTACTACGGCGATCACTACTGAAACATTTCAAGTTGGCCAGGATGCCCCATCCCGGCGCTGCGGGCGCACCCTCCTGGCAAACCCACCCCGGCCCTTCGGGCCACCCCTCCCGCCGACGGGAAGGGTTTGGAAGATTGCCTCTGACGAAAGCTGACTGCGATAACACACTCTGAAATCACCCTTCCCGTCGGCGGGAGGGGTGGCCCGAAGGGCCGGGGTGGGTTTGCCAGGGAGGGGGCGGTCACCCCAGCGCCGCGCGCGCGCGCCGCACAAGCTCCGCGGCCGCTTCCGGTGTTTCGGCGGCGGCGTTCAAGTGTCCCATCTTGCGGCCTGGTCGCGCCTCGGCTTTGCCGTACAAGTGCAGCTTGACGCCGGGAATGGCGCAGGAGGCGGCCCAGTTGGGTGATCCCGATTCCGGCCATACGTCGCCGAGCAGATTCGCCATCGCGGCGCCGGGGCGCAGCATCTCCGTGGAGCCGAGGGGCAGGCCGCAGACGGCGCGCAGCTGCTGCTCGAACTGGCTGGTGACGCATCCGTCGATGGTCCAGTGTCCGGAGTTGTGCGTGCGCGGGGCGATCTCGTTGACCAGCAAATTGCCGTTACGGCCGAGAAAGAACTCGACGCAGAGGACGCCAACGACTTCCAGCTCCTGAAATATGGTCCGCGCAATCTCTTCCGCTTCGCGCAGAACCGCTTCGGGAACGGTCGCCGGGGCGAGGGTCACGTCCAAAATATGCTTCGCGTGGGTGTTCTCGACGAGACCGAAGTGCGCGAACTCGCCGTCCACGCCGCGCGCGCCGACCAGGGACAGTTCGCGCTCGAAGTCGATAAATCCTTCGAGTACGGCGGGCTGGCGGTCGATGCTATCCCAGGCTGCGATGGCGTCTTCGGGATGCAGGATCTTCGCCTGGCCTTTACCGTCGTATCCAAAGCCGGCCGTCTTCAGGACGCAGGGCGCGCCCAGTTCTTCGACGGCGCGCGCCAGGTCTTCGGCCGTATCGATGGCTCGAAACGGCGCGCAGGGAATGCCGGCGGCGTGCAGAAAGGTCTTTTCACGCAGCCGGTGCTGCGCGGTGTGCAGCGCCGCGCGTCCGGGCCGCACGGAGACGATCTCGCCCACCGCGTCCAGCGCCGCCACGGGCACGTTCTCGAACTCCTGGGTAACCACATCCACCTGATGCGCGAAGGCCCGCAGGGCGTCCAGATCGTCATAGGCGCCGACGACTTCAATATCGGCGATCTGCCCGGTCGGTGAGTTGGCTTCCGGGGAATACACCGCAACGCCGTACCCCATCTCGCGCGCCGCGAGGGCGAGCATACGGCCCAGCTGGCCGCTGCCGAGGATACCGATCGTGGCGCCGGGCAAAATCGCTTCGGACATTAGGGCAAGGTCTCCGCCAGCACTTTTTCCGTCTGCTCGGCCCGGAAGGCGCGCAGCTTCTCACGCAGCGCGGGACGCGTGTTTGAAAGCATCGCGACGGCGAGCAAGCCCGCGTTGATCGCTCCGGCTTTGCCGATTGCGAGCGTCCCGACGGGGATCCCGCCGGGCATCTGCGCGATCGACAGCAGCGAATCCAT from Capsulimonas corticalis harbors:
- a CDS encoding 5-(carboxyamino)imidazole ribonucleotide synthase, with the translated sequence MSEAILPGATIGILGSGQLGRMLALAAREMGYGVAVYSPEANSPTGQIADIEVVGAYDDLDALRAFAHQVDVVTQEFENVPVAALDAVGEIVSVRPGRAALHTAQHRLREKTFLHAAGIPCAPFRAIDTAEDLARAVEELGAPCVLKTAGFGYDGKGQAKILHPEDAIAAWDSIDRQPAVLEGFIDFERELSLVGARGVDGEFAHFGLVENTHAKHILDVTLAPATVPEAVLREAEEIARTIFQELEVVGVLCVEFFLGRNGNLLVNEIAPRTHNSGHWTIDGCVTSQFEQQLRAVCGLPLGSTEMLRPGAAMANLLGDVWPESGSPNWAASCAIPGVKLHLYGKAEARPGRKMGHLNAAAETPEAAAELVRRARAALG
- a CDS encoding SpoIIE family protein phosphatase, translating into MTERLHILVADDDLVDRMAVRRDLRSTLREVEIVEADSCAQVLAALSASTIDCVILDFQFPDGDGLDVIHAVRALGNDVPIIVLTGHGDELVAVELMKAGASDYLAKALMTPEGLGQTLQNVLRIRRAELREKEMGAALGASEARFRRVAETNVLGIVFWDENAAITEANDAFLEMVGYTREDLEAGRLNWLAMTPPEYQDISRQAVLDLRTDRASTSVEKEYFRKDGSRVSVIVSASLLDEPTFQALSFVLDVTERKRAENAIQFLAEAGVTLAASLQYESTLQTLAKLAVPAVADLCVVDMLEDGVIRRASVAYMDPITEPIVREILTQNPPDLASDHPVSQALRTGNPVLTETVADGFAEAVARSDEHRALLHDLQFHSYLIVPLRVRNVVIGAVSLVLSRDHLHYRPSDQVVVQELARRASMAIDNAWLFEATQNERVQLEASERRYRFLAEAIPQIVWTAQANGDIDYFNQKWTDYSGYTLDETKGWNWRPVMHPDDLEHTIADWTAALTKGTPYETKYRLRRFDGEFRWHLARAVPLHADDGTIVKWFGTCTDIDDQQRAERTQQFLDEVGGVVSVSLDYEQTLARVADLVTPRFADWCAIDVLEEDGGLRRVALAHSDPTKVTLTNEIDAQYPHARGRDDGIYAVIQSGKPMLTSHITDEMRRRYAVDDRHFSMLQELGVSSFLCAPLIARGRVIGAITFVGAESGIRFGEADLALAEEVARRVALSVDNSHLYLEAKAQTAREVLVNAVGRKLRTSLDAADILNIATTEVGRALGASRVVWSSLDAGQSVLEVSQHQYQAPGIDRVAISYPLSLVHPDFLDAWTAGDTVIVHDCFDDPRLRSYREQSPRTLTARAFIACPIVQRGEWAGVLSVQQCGEPRRWTPDEEALVSAISDLLGLALENARLYAREHRVADMLQTAFLTNIPAELSGLRLAATYKAGLDEAHVGGDFYDAVTLPDGRIALVMADVSGKGLKAAVQTATVKYSLRAFATEAAAPSLVLSRLNRALRGESTGLGEHFVTLFYGVFDPASGRFSYTNGGHEAQILKRASGGTEILPPNGPILGIMNHRYEQAVVYLQPGDSIVMFTDGLTEARAATRELLDLSRVIEAVDRAPMDADPAALVAMLENLAMQWAENKPHDDMALMVIRRQEELPSGDLPSDDVRSATSQASLRLDGEAVSPAETLFDFTFASTPDCAAEVRQALAHWMETLQFSLTEIEDFQTAVTEAVTNAVRHGSPRGPQDQFQVRGFQIGPNEMAVDVIDNGPGLRGKKRLPDMPEPEATGGRGLPLMRVLSDEVQFPEMESGSCVRLVKRRK
- a CDS encoding sensor histidine kinase — protein: MQSFPSSQEPMDGNSDSALARMLAQRNAELDQFAYVVSHDLRAPLRGIANLAKWIEEDLGDQVPEETASQLALLRSRVHRMDAMIQGILQYSRVGRADTQIETVDVRNLVDETIDLLAPPPEIEIRVEGNFPTLSTNLTQLEQVFLNLIGNAIKHGNGASRQIRVACREQECDYEFHVIDNGPGISPRYHERIFQIFQTLESLDKVDGAGLGLALVKKIVERQGGAVSLESDEGQGADFGFTWPKLSPDFENVGVRNGNLE
- a CDS encoding Spy/CpxP family protein refolding chaperone; this translates as MKPVIFAAVVLTLASVFATSQPTFAKGAHAGKAEAKKLDKLSTELGLTDAQKSQIKTIYMGEMPKIKAIRTDANLTDDQKKEQMKPIRKDIRIQIEAILTPDQKIKWAQIRKDHKKGANAPA
- a CDS encoding SDR family NAD(P)-dependent oxidoreductase — its product is MARMTQEPAMEGKVVIVTGASSGVGYATVRRLIHSEGATVIAVARRRMFRIEALANQAAKGQLTAITADMADRGQADALMAQVFEKYGHVDAFVHAVNRVLKLSALDVTDQEFDLTMQVNVKSALYAVQALTPHLRRQRCGGIVIYNPTPLETEAFVASEAVYAASANALSALASGWRRQLSSFGIPVVEVAPCPAKEALLATQTPHDQQIVETLRDTMFMTPRAGLTAIPEPLPPHANFSAPTVISERGGLRLMTF
- a CDS encoding ThuA domain-containing protein produces the protein MSQNNGAARSALIVWGGWDGHQPKEVAEIFATELQKRGFQVEVSDTLDAFLDADKLKALDLIVPVWTMGTITGEQLNPVLEAVKSGVGIAGCHGGMCDSFRNETEWQFMTGGQWISHPGNDGTEYTVRITDGDHFITQGSPAEFAVKSEQYYLHTDPANHVLAVTQFPVADGPHVKNGKFDMPQIWTRYYGEGRVSYNALGHQANIVTQAEVLPLMVRGLLWAAHAEDAA